A window of Juglans regia cultivar Chandler chromosome 7, Walnut 2.0, whole genome shotgun sequence contains these coding sequences:
- the LOC109000908 gene encoding protein FAR1-RELATED SEQUENCE 9-like has protein sequence MYWVPVYLKNTFWAGMSTTQRSESMNAFFDGYVHSGTTLKEFVDQFDNALRKKVENEMAADFHSFNCTVPCISHLPVEKKFQAVYTNSKFKEVQSEVMEIIYSHCVVIKTEGAITTYQVNDQRVVEDGIEKSTLQAYFNEDECEAKCMCGLFEMRWIICRHILSIFAARDVQVLPEKYIMERWKKDIKRRYGLIRSSYDDLSGKPAASRYSGLIKLCYQVATNACENEDNSLDMTQKLKAMNDIYTKSKP, from the coding sequence ATGTATTGGGTTCCCGTATACctgaaaaatacattttgggctGGGATGAGCACAACTCAGAggagtgagagcatgaatgcctttTTTGATGGATATGTACATTCAGGGACTACGTTGAAAGAATTCGTTGATCAATTCGATAATGCACTGAGGAAGaaagtagagaatgagatggCAGCGGATTTCCACTCATTCAATTGCACAGTCCCTTGTATATCTCATTTACCCGTAGAGAAAAAATTCCAAGCTGTGTACacgaattctaaatttaaagaagtGCAGTCAGAAGTAATGGAGATTATCTACTCTCATTGTGTTGTCATAAAAACAGAAGGGGCAATTACCACGTATCAAGTTAATGACCAAAGGGTAGTTGAAGACGGCATCGAGAAGTCAACTTTGCAGGCGTACTTCAATGAAGATGAGTGTGAGGCGAAGTGCATGTGTGGactatttgagatgagatggattatATGTAGGCacattctttcaatttttgcCGCAAGGGATGTCCAAGTGTTACCGGAAAAGTACATTATGGAGAGGTGGAAGAAGGACATTAAACGTAGATATGGTCTCATTCGAAGCAGTTACGATGACTTGAGTGGTAAACCAGCTGCTAGTCGATACTCTGgtttgataaaattatgttacCAAGTAGCCACAAATGCATGTGAAAACGAAGATAATTCTCTGGACATGACACAGAAGTTGAAGGCAATGAATGACATTTACACTAAATCGAAGCCCTAG
- the LOC109000907 gene encoding protein FAR-RED IMPAIRED RESPONSE 1-like, whose translation MDTPNVRDDEVVNDNHVVLMGNDDDDVVLEPTPENDDDGVPGNDDDGVSDPTSGNDDDGVLEPTPGNDADGVSEPTPGMFFKTEKELIYYYKQYGRQAGFGIMTQRSKREDDGSVRYVTLGCARGGKARKRITNISKPRPTTKTDCKARINAVLADGVLRIITVCNAHNHGLSPQNARFFRCNRAIDDSVKRQLDINDKADIGMTKSFNALVVEAGGFEKLPFIEKDARNYIDKARHLRLGKGGADALRGYFERMQYKNDEFYSSMDLDDEGLISSKNTETFVWLFDTWLKCMDERAPKAIITDKDRAMKNAIAIVFPNTRHRYCLWHIMRKLPEKLGSHAEFKCGLKSALQRCVYDSQTSD comes from the exons ATGGATACCCCAAATGTGAGAGATGATGAGGTAGTGAATGATAATCATGTTGTATTGATGgggaatgatgatgatgatgtggtttTAGAGCCAACACcggaaaatgatgatgatggtgtgccgggaaatgatgatgatggggtttCAGATCCAACGTcgggaaatgatgatgatggagtttTAGAACCAACACCAGGAAATGATGCTGATGGGGTTTCAGAACCAACGCCGGGGATGTTTTTTAAAACTGAGAAAGAACTCATTTACTACTACAAGCAATATGGGAGACAGGCTGGATTCGGCATAATGACCCAAAGAAGTAAAAGGGAAGATGATGGGAGTGTTAGATATGTAACACTTGGGTGTGCTCGTGGCGGTAAGGCAAGGAAACGTATTACCAACATTTCTAAACCACGCCCGACAACGAAGACTGATTGTAAGGCGAGAATTAATGCAGTTTTGGCTGATGGTGTTTTACGTATAATTACTGTCTGCAATGCACATAACCATGGGTTAAGTCCACAAAATGCAAGATTTTTTAGATGTAATCGAGCAATCGATGATTCTGTGAAGAGGCAGTTAGATATTAACGACAAGGCAGACATAGGTATGACCAAAAGTTTTAACGCATTGGTTGTCGAGGCTGGTGGTTTTGAGAAACTTCCATTTATTGAAAAAGATGCAAGGAATTATATAGATAAGGCTCGACACCTTAGACTTGGCAAAGGAGGTGCTGATGCACTTCGTGGTTATTTTGAGAGGATGCAGTATAAGAATGATGAGTTTTACTCATCaatggatttggatgatgagg GTTTGATATCAAGTAAAAATACTGAAacatttgtttggttatttgacACTTGGTTGAAATGTATGGATGAGAGGGCGCCAAAAGCTATTATCACTGATAAAGACAGggccatgaaaaatgctattgcAATAGTCTTTCCAAATACCCGGCATAGATACTGTTTGTGGCACATAATGAGAAAACTACCAGAGAAGTTGGGCTCACATGCTGAATTTAAGTGTGGGTTGAAAAGTGCATTGCAGAGATGTGTTTATGATTCTCAAACTTCTGACTAG